One genomic window of Cygnus olor isolate bCygOlo1 chromosome 3, bCygOlo1.pri.v2, whole genome shotgun sequence includes the following:
- the LOC121067894 gene encoding opsin-5-like, translating to MEEHYISKLHPVVDYGAGVFLLLIAILTILGNSAVLATAVKRSSLLKSPELLTVNLAVADIGMAISMYPLAIASAWNHAWLGGDASCMYYALMGFLFGVCSMMTLCAMAVIRFLVTNSSKTNSNKITKNTVRILIAFIWLYSLLWAILPLVGWGYYGPEPFGISCTIAWSKFHNSSNGFSFILSMFLLCTVLPALTIIACYLGIAWKVRKAYQEIQNIDRIPNAAKLEKKLTLMAVLISVGFLSSWTPYAAASFWSIFNSSNSLQPIVTLLPCLFAKSSTAYNPFIYYIFSKTFRREIKQLQCCWGWRLHFFSTDISAENPVSMMWSGRDNVRLSSTVKAENQGAAAH from the exons ATGGAGGAGCACTACATTTCCAAACTCCACCCGGTAGTGGATTACGGAGCTGGAGTCTTTCTTCTGCTCATAG ccATCCTGACCATCCTGGGAAACTCAGCCGTCCTCGCTACAGCAGTGAAGCGCTCCTCCCTCCTGAAGTCCCCGGAGCTGCTTACGGTCAACTTGGCAGTGGCAGATATTGGAATGGCAATCAGCATGTATCCGCTGGCCATTGCATCCGCCTGGAACCATGCCTGGCTGGGAGGAGATGCGTCCTGCATGTATTACGCCCTGATGGGTTTCCTTTTTGGTGTCTGCAGCATGATGACGCTGTGTGCCATGGCCGTGATTCGGTTCCTTGTTACCAATTCCTCCAAAACTAACA GTAACAAAATCACCAAGAACACTGTCCGCATCCTGATCGCTTTCATCTGGCTCTACTCCTTGCTCTGGGCTATTCTGCCCTTGGTAGGCTGGGGCTACTACGGCCCCGAGCCATTTGGCATCTCGTGTACAATAGCCTGGAGCAAATTCCACAACTCCTCCAACGGCTTCTCGTTCATCCTGAGCATGTTCCTCCTGTGCACAGTCCTGCCTGCACTGACCATCATCGCCTGCTACTTGGGAATCGCCTGGAAGGTTCGTAAGGCATACCAAGAGATCCAGAACATCGACAGGATCCCTAACGCAGCGAAACTGGAGAAGAAGCTGACATTG ATGGCCGTGCTCATCTCGGTTGGGTTCCTGAGCTCGTGGACACCGTATGCAGCAGCCAGCTTCTGGTCCATATTTAACTCCAGCAATTCCCTGCAGCCCATCGTCACACTGCTGCCGTGCCTGTTTGCCAAATCTTCAACCGCCTACAACCCTTTCATTTACTACATCTTCAGCAAAACTTTCCGCCGCGAAATTaaacagctgcagtgctgctggggctggcggcTGCATTTCTTCAGCACCGACATCTCCGCTGAAAATCCTGTCTCGATGATGTGGAGTGGGAGGGACAACGTGCGTCTCTCTTCCACTGTGAAGGCGGAGAaccagggagctgcagctcacTGA
- the LOC121067118 gene encoding zinc finger protein 107-like, with the protein MRSRAVMEAEQGLLAGSAERAGPGLGQEMAGLGPAGLGPAGLSPVVESESDVFEIMLPITILVLSDDDCLCNETEEQTVTVPELKKEDNQEAGFSTNILLEGDTAPSDASSGLSVSERKEIAANKDNCMKYSEEKWVDESLCNELMLSLSDQCDASKDKCNQNVLPTLPLKADLDEINETSDRKEYVDNDTCQKIPLLSAADSEGRDVTINTGEQMTLAVVCKDEEEHADVSNVLSAGSQEKQLEIPTEMEATVKVEDTDSSMNGSNEADNKPSKSGKFEAPSSVLEHGLKEEPEPTQSHSALFANRYSPTSEELLKDTGDLEMNASISAESNATEEHIYKSLTPFSKKRHQQQYIVSPHESLNEIQGQQEGLAWPSNSLNIKPFSEASCSINKHEKINLKCRFCSSVYKCAALLKRHVHSAHKDKKIHKCCFCKRTFFFSVNLKNHIKFHKKMTRLRKVRKNRMNARKVRQRRIEERKSETKKKESKYKKFFIKIERDFTSLGVPVIFSCRLCLFGSSNPRIFIHHMKGHKERPPYQCPQCDYSCISLSYMLNHMYWHAGYKLYKCRFCTFFSLYFASMVRHSYIHTGAKPYSCEFCQSAFTSTSGLKRHRRLHAGEGTCQGPQLDFVRERKRSRRPSKSYTCDECNIVFYTRGHLSFHKKFHEQFKVTDNGYTNQSNECKNEVCEFDCDSQDRVSISDKDNSLTGGMCKMLASEVDFEQADDEQDDKKMYSGNIFPESSHGSNTLPILGSRSEVLDSYKMDAVVCKEDPLLSPDSSQWQVKDGDWQAEDDDEDAAYYTSEDTWPSSLSVFKMYRCQYCDYATAVHSSFKLHLKMHTDEGPFVCQECNKTFKTSNHLQRHRLLHVENQYEFGSCLYMDSRLEENLGFHPEMHIGLCPERDFGSTEGSSAVHSVFGSEVYGEQTVIQRDEKNYSLAQSESQFYQCAECEYATYVLSNLKLHIRTHTGEKPYSCSVCQKKFRTSSHLKRHKMMHFNMEHLKCRKCDYSTDKWPSLKRHLALHSVSESSSAVCLYEQTPLPVKTYTCEECGYTTVRNSNFKQHLRIHTGEKPFECMQCGVAFRTSSHLKRHVLTHLKLYCRKCDFSTVDKRAFQKHAKAHKKKYKRSITSL; encoded by the exons ATGCGCAGTCGGGCCGTTATGGAGGCCGAGCAAGGCTTGCTCGCTGGTAGCGCGGAGCGGGCTGGACCCGGGTTGGGTCAGGAGATGGCGGGGCTAGGCCCGGCGGGGCTAGGCCCGGCGGGGCTGAGCCCGGTGGTGGAGAGCG AGTCGGATGTCTTTGAAATCATGCTCCCAATAACAATCCTTGTGCTGAGCGATGATGACTGTCTCTGTAATGAGACCGAGGAGCAAACAGTGACTGTTCCTGAGCTGAAGAAGGAGGATAATCAGGAGGCAGGCTTCAGTACCAACATTCTCCTAGAAGGTGACACAGCGCCTTCAGATGCCAGTAGTGGTTTAAGCGTTTCggaaagaaaagagattgcTGCAAATAAGGATAATTGCATGAaatactctgaagaaaaatgggtTGATGAGAGTTTATGTAATGAATTGATGTTATCGCTAAGTGATCAGTGTGATGCAAGCAAAGATAAGTGCAATCAAAATGTATTGCCGACATTACCTTTGAAAGCAGACCTTGATGAGATAAATGAAACCAGTGACAGGAAAGAATATGTTGATAATGACACTTGTCAGAAGATTCCTCTCTTATCAGCAGCTGACAGTGAGGGTAGAGATGTGACCATCAACACTGGTGAACAGATGACTTTAGCAGTAGTGTGTAAAGATGAAGAAGAACATGCTGATGtttcaaatgttctttctgCTGGAAGCCAAGAGAAACAACTGGAAATCCCCACGGAGATGGAGGCAACTGTTAAAGTGGAAG ATACTGATTCTTCGATGAACGGAAGTAATGAAGCTGACAACAAACCAAGTAAGAGCGGCAAATTTGAAGCCCCGAGTTCAGTTTTGGAACATGGCTTGAAAGAAGAACCGGAACCTACCCAGAGTCATTCTGCTCTGTTTGCAAATAGATATTCCCCTACTTCAGAAGAATTGTTAAAAGATACAGGGGACTTGGAGATGAATGCTTCTATTTCTGCTGAATCAAATGCTACCGAAGAGCATATTTATAAGTCATTAACACCGTTCTCTAAAAAAAGACATCAGCAACAATATATTGTTTCTCCTCATGAAAGTCTAAATGAAATACAAGGCCAGCAAGAAGGTTTAGCATGGCCCAGTAATAGTCTGAACATCAAACCTTTTTCTGAAGCATCTTGTTCCATaaataagcatgaaaaaataaatttgaaatgcaGGTTTTGTAGTTCTGTATATAAATGCGCTGCACTTCTGAAGAGACATGTTCATTCAGCtcataaagataaaaaaattcataaatgctgcttttgtaaaagaaccttcttcttttctgtcaACCTGAAGAATCACATTAAGTTTCATAAGAAAATGACTAGGTTGcgaaaggtaagaaaaaatagaatgaatGCTAGAAAAGTTAGGCAAAGAAgaattgaagaaagaaaatcagagaccaagaaaaaagaaagtaaatacaaGAAGTTTTTCATCAAAATTGAAAGGGACTTTACATCTCTGGGCGTTCcggttattttttcctgcagactTTGTCTTTTTGGTTCATCAAATCCCAGGATTTTTATTCATCACATGAAGGGACATAAAGAGAGACCACCTTACCAGTGTCCCCAGTGTGATTACTCCTGCATTAGCTTATCCTACATGTTAAATCACATGTACTGGCACGCTGGGTATAAGCTGTACAAGTGCAGGTTCTGTACCTTTTTCTCGTTGTATTTTGCAAGCATGGTGAGGCATAGCTACATACATACAGGGGCTAAACCCTACTCCTGTGAGTTCTGCCAGTCAGCATTCACGAGCACCAGTGGGTTAAAGAGGCACAGAAGATTACACGCAGGCGAAGGGACGTGTCAAGGGCCGCAACTTGACTTTGTAcgtgagagaaagagaagtcGAAGACCTTCAAAGAGTTACACGTGTGATGAGTGTAACATCGTGTTTTATACGAGAGGACATCTCAGCTTTCATAAGAAATTTCACGAACAGTTTAAGGTGACTGATAATGGTTATACGAATCAGAGCAACGAATGTAAAAACGAAGTGTGTGAATTTGACTGTGATTCCCAGGACCGTGTTTCTATCTCTGATAAAGATAATAGTCTCACTGGGGGAATGTGTAAAATGCTTGCTTCGGAAGTAGACTTTGAGCAGGCAGACGATGAGCAGGACGATAAGAAAATGTACTCTGGAAACATATTTCCTGAAAGCAGCCATGGAAGCAACACTTTACCTATTCTTGGGAGTAGATCAGAAGTCCTGGATTCATACAAAATGGATGCTGTAGTTTGCAAAGAAgaccctctgctcagccctgatTCCTCTCAGTGGCAAGTCAAAGATGGTGACTGGCAAgctgaagatgatgatgaagatgCTGCATATTATACATCTGAGGATACGTGGCCTTCCAGTTtgtctgtgtttaaaatgtaCAGGTGCCAATACTGTGACTATGCTACTGCTGTTCATAGCAGCTTTAAGCTGCACCTCAAAATGCACACAGATGAAGGACCATTTGTGTGTCAAGAATGCAATAAgacatttaaaacttcaaaCCATTTGCAGAGACACAGGCTTCTTCATGTAGAGAATCAGTATGAATTTGGCAGTTGCCTCTACATGGATAGCCGTTTAGAGGAGAATCTTGGATTTCATCCTGAAATGCACATAGGTCTGTGTCCAGAAAGAGATTTTGGCTCTACAGAGGGTTCAAGTGCTGTCCATTCCGTGTTTGGTTCAGAAGTCTATGGAGAGCAGACAGTTATCCAGagggatgaaaaaaattattcactaGCACAGAGTGAGTCCCAGTTCTATCAGTGTGCGGAGTGTGAGTATGCTACGTACGTTTTAAGCAACCTTAAACTACACATAAGGACTCACACAGGTGAGAAACCGTACAGCTGCAGCGTTTGCCAGAAGAAGTTCCGTACCTCCAGTCACCTGAAGCGACacaaaatgatgcattttaatATGGAGCACCTCAAGTGCAGGAAGTGTGACTATTCCACAGACAAATGGCCGTCCTTGAAACGGCACCTGGCTTTGCACTCGGTTAGTGAAAGCTCCTCTGCTGTCTGTCTCTACGAACAAACACCGCTCCCTGTCAAAACGTACACGTGTGAGGAGTGTGGCTATACCACGGTCCGCAACAGCAACTTCAAGCAGCACCTAAGAATTCATACAGGGGAGAAGCCGTTCGAGTGCATGCAGTGTGGTGTCGCTTTCCGCACATCGAGCCACCTGAAGCGCCACGTGCTGACTCACTTGAAGTTGTACTGCAGAAAGTGTGATTTTTCTACAGTAGATAAAAGAGCTTTCCAAAAGCACGCGAAAGCGcacaaaaaaaagtacaagcGTAGCATTACATCTCTGTAA